One genomic region from Nitrospirota bacterium encodes:
- the rpsC gene encoding 30S ribosomal protein S3, with protein sequence MGQKAHPIGIRLGIIKTWNSKWFAKKDYVELLHEDLAIQKFIKDSLFHAGVPKVEIERAGQKLKVIIQTARPGIIIGKRGAEVDKLKKTLEDMTGKKVSIDIKEVRKPELDAQLVAENIALQLEKRIMFRRAMKKSVTTARRFGALGIKVMCGGRLGGAEIARSEWYREGRVPLHTFRSDIDYGTAEAKTTFGRIGVKVWIYRGDILEKPALAEIASGDTVS encoded by the coding sequence TTGGGGCAGAAGGCACATCCGATAGGAATAAGGCTCGGAATAATTAAGACGTGGAACTCGAAATGGTTCGCAAAGAAAGACTATGTAGAGTTGCTTCACGAAGATCTTGCCATACAGAAGTTCATCAAGGACTCGCTCTTTCATGCCGGCGTGCCCAAGGTTGAGATCGAGAGAGCAGGGCAGAAGCTGAAGGTCATTATTCAGACAGCACGCCCTGGGATCATCATCGGCAAAAGGGGAGCTGAGGTCGATAAGCTGAAGAAGACCCTTGAAGATATGACAGGCAAGAAGGTTTCTATAGATATAAAAGAGGTAAGAAAACCTGAACTTGATGCCCAGCTTGTAGCAGAAAATATTGCGCTTCAACTGGAGAAGAGGATAATGTTCAGGAGGGCGATGAAGAAGTCTGTTACAACTGCCCGCAGGTTCGGAGCATTGGGCATAAAAGTTATGTGTGGCGGCAGGCTTGGAGGCGCAGAAATAGCCAGGTCAGAGTGGTACCGTGAAGGAAGGGTGCCATTGCACACATTCAGGTCTGACATTGATTACGGGACTGCTGAGGCCAAGACCACTTTTGGAAGAATAGGCGTTAAGGTCTGGATATACAGAGGTGATATTTTAGAGAAACCCGCTTTGGCAGAAATTGCAAGCGGAGACACAGTAAGTTAA
- the rplP gene encoding 50S ribosomal protein L16, with amino-acid sequence MLMPKKVKFRKMMKGNMNGKAYRGSSISFGEYGLKALEPGWVTNRQIESARIAISRHAKRGCKLWIRIFPDKPLTKKPAETRMGKGKGALSGVWVAVVKPGRVMYEISGVSEELAKEALRLASHKLAIATKFVKRGDVL; translated from the coding sequence ATGTTAATGCCAAAAAAAGTTAAATTCAGAAAGATGATGAAGGGCAATATGAACGGTAAGGCCTACAGGGGCTCGTCAATATCTTTCGGCGAGTACGGGCTTAAAGCGCTTGAACCCGGCTGGGTCACTAACCGCCAGATAGAGTCTGCGAGGATCGCGATATCAAGGCATGCCAAGAGAGGCTGTAAACTCTGGATAAGGATATTTCCTGACAAGCCTCTTACCAAAAAGCCTGCAGAAACAAGAATGGGTAAAGGTAAAGGCGCTTTGTCTGGTGTGTGGGTTGCCGTGGTGAAGCCTGGGAGGGTCATGTATGAGATATCAGGTGTCAGTGAAGAACTGGCAAAAGAAGCACTTAGGCTTGCCTCACATAAACTTGCTATCGCTACAAAATTTGTCAAGAGAGGAGATGTATTATGA
- the rpmC gene encoding 50S ribosomal protein L29: MKKSSELRDMTVEELRHEEHDLRKELFNLRFQKVTGEIENPMRINQVKKGIARVLTVSGYKSRASK; encoded by the coding sequence ATGAAGAAATCCTCCGAACTGCGTGACATGACTGTTGAAGAACTCAGGCATGAAGAGCATGATCTCAGAAAGGAACTTTTTAATCTAAGGTTTCAGAAGGTGACCGGTGAGATAGAGAACCCTATGAGGATAAATCAGGTAAAAAAGGGAATTGCAAGGGTCTTAACTGTATCCGGTTATAAATCAAGGGCCAGCAAATAA
- the rpsQ gene encoding 30S ribosomal protein S17 has product MPRKNYTGEVLSDKMDKTVVVAVTRVTQHPLYKKTVTKVSKFKAHDEENQCKIGDKVQITESRPISKDKRWKVTEIVKRGSE; this is encoded by the coding sequence ATGCCAAGAAAAAACTATACAGGCGAAGTACTGAGCGACAAGATGGATAAGACAGTTGTTGTTGCTGTTACCCGGGTTACACAGCACCCTCTTTATAAGAAGACCGTGACGAAGGTGTCAAAGTTCAAGGCGCATGATGAGGAGAATCAGTGTAAGATTGGTGACAAGGTGCAGATAACTGAATCAAGGCCTATAAGCAAAGACAAGAGATGGAAAGTGACTGAGATAGTCAAAAGAGGAAGCGAATGA
- the rplN gene encoding 50S ribosomal protein L14, whose product MIQVQTVLDVADNSGAKKVMCIRVSGGSRRRYARIGDRIVVSVKEAIANSNVKKGTVMKAVVVRTKKELRRQDGSYIRFDQNAAVLINAEGEPVGTRIFGPVARELRWKDYMKIISLAPEVL is encoded by the coding sequence ATGATACAGGTTCAGACAGTATTGGATGTTGCTGACAATTCAGGAGCAAAAAAGGTGATGTGCATCAGGGTTTCCGGCGGTTCTCGCAGGAGATATGCCAGAATTGGTGACAGGATCGTTGTTTCAGTAAAAGAGGCGATAGCTAACAGTAATGTAAAGAAGGGAACTGTAATGAAGGCGGTTGTTGTCAGGACTAAAAAAGAGTTGCGGAGGCAGGACGGTTCCTACATAAGGTTTGACCAGAATGCCGCTGTTTTAATCAATGCTGAGGGGGAGCCTGTCGGCACAAGAATATTTGGACCGGTTGCAAGGGAGTTAAGATGGAAAGATTACATGAAGATCATCTCTCTTGCCCCAGAGGTCTTATAA
- a CDS encoding 50S ribosomal protein L24, whose product MGLGIKKEDTILVIAGDDKGKRGRVLEVDPGKDRLVIESINMIKKHMKPNNKYKQGGIIEKEAPMNLSNVMLVCSKCDKPVRIGHKILENGTKVRTCNKCGEVI is encoded by the coding sequence GTGGGATTAGGTATAAAAAAAGAAGATACGATACTGGTTATAGCCGGTGATGATAAAGGCAAGAGAGGCAGGGTTCTTGAAGTTGACCCGGGCAAGGACAGGCTCGTTATCGAAAGCATCAACATGATCAAGAAACATATGAAGCCGAATAATAAATACAAGCAGGGCGGAATCATAGAAAAAGAGGCTCCTATGAATCTGTCCAATGTAATGCTCGTCTGCTCAAAATGCGATAAGCCTGTAAGAATAGGACACAAGATACTTGAGAACGGAACTAAAGTCCGGACATGCAATAAGTGCGGGGAGGTTATTTAG
- the rplE gene encoding 50S ribosomal protein L5 encodes MSRLREKYNKEVVSILMKEFSFKNVMQVPRITSIVLNVGMGEAIQEIKLLDAAVKELATITGQAPVITKAKKSIATFKLREGMSIGAKVTLRGDRMYDFLDKFISLALPRIRDFNGVSPKSFDGRGNFSFGVKEQIIFPEINYDKIASTHGMNVVIVTSAKTDAQGRALLKHLGMPFINKNVN; translated from the coding sequence ATGAGCAGATTAAGAGAGAAATATAATAAAGAGGTCGTATCCATTCTGATGAAGGAGTTTTCCTTTAAGAATGTCATGCAGGTGCCGCGGATAACATCTATTGTCCTTAATGTGGGGATGGGTGAGGCGATTCAGGAGATCAAACTCCTTGACGCCGCAGTAAAAGAATTAGCCACTATTACGGGACAGGCGCCTGTTATAACAAAGGCCAAGAAATCCATCGCAACATTTAAGCTGAGGGAAGGGATGTCCATAGGCGCCAAGGTAACTCTCAGGGGCGACAGGATGTATGATTTTCTTGATAAGTTCATATCTCTTGCTTTGCCGAGGATAAGGGATTTTAACGGTGTCTCTCCGAAATCATTTGACGGCAGGGGTAACTTTTCGTTCGGTGTAAAGGAACAGATAATATTCCCGGAGATCAATTATGACAAGATAGCGAGCACTCACGGTATGAACGTGGTCATTGTTACATCTGCGAAAACCGATGCACAGGGAAGGGCGTTACTAAAGCATTTAGGCATGCCTTTTATTAATAAAAACGTTAACTGA
- a CDS encoding type Z 30S ribosomal protein S14, protein MAKKCLVEKSKRTPKFKVRAYHRCRLCGRPNGFLREFGMCRICFRTLALKGMIPGVTKSSW, encoded by the coding sequence ATGGCAAAGAAGTGTTTGGTTGAGAAATCGAAAAGGACGCCGAAGTTCAAGGTCAGGGCATATCACAGATGCCGTCTATGCGGAAGGCCTAACGGTTTTCTCAGGGAATTCGGAATGTGCAGAATATGCTTCAGGACGCTTGCCTTGAAAGGCATGATCCCTGGCGTAACAAAATCGAGTTGGTAA
- the rpsH gene encoding 30S ribosomal protein S8 has protein sequence MMTDPIADMLTRIRNGNMAKLEKVDMPSSKLKLEMTKILKEKGFIRGYKVLKDNKQGIIRISLKYFGGDKRVITDLKRISKPGRRVYVDSASIPKVMGGVGLAIISTSKGVLSDDMCRKERVGGEVLCNVW, from the coding sequence ATGATGACAGATCCGATAGCAGATATGCTTACAAGAATCAGGAATGGTAATATGGCGAAGCTTGAAAAGGTTGATATGCCTTCTTCAAAGCTTAAGCTTGAGATGACCAAGATCCTTAAGGAAAAGGGCTTTATAAGGGGCTACAAGGTCTTAAAGGATAATAAACAGGGGATCATCAGAATTTCTCTTAAGTATTTTGGCGGGGATAAGAGGGTGATAACAGACCTCAAGAGGATAAGCAAGCCGGGCAGAAGAGTTTATGTTGATAGCGCGAGTATTCCAAAGGTTATGGGCGGAGTCGGTTTAGCTATCATCTCAACATCAAAGGGTGTCCTCTCTGATGATATGTGCAGGAAAGAGAGAGTCGGTGGAGAGGTTCTCTGTAATGTATGGTAA
- the rplF gene encoding 50S ribosomal protein L6 translates to MSRIGKTPINVANGVDVKIQGSNISVKGPKGQLIWDFPSRMKVSLQDKVLVVERPSDSKDVRSLHGTTRSIIANMVTGVSEGYKIVLQIIGVGYRAQVQGNKINFAIGYSHPVEFVLPEGISAEIDKKQTLLTLTGIDKQLIGQVAANIIAIRPPDAYKGKGIRFEGEQIKLKAGKTGK, encoded by the coding sequence ATGTCTAGAATAGGTAAAACCCCGATAAATGTAGCTAATGGTGTAGACGTCAAGATACAGGGAAGCAATATCTCTGTCAAGGGCCCTAAGGGTCAATTGATATGGGACTTTCCGTCGCGGATGAAGGTTTCTCTTCAGGATAAGGTGCTTGTTGTAGAAAGGCCGTCTGATTCAAAGGATGTCAGGTCGCTTCATGGTACGACGAGAAGTATTATCGCCAATATGGTAACGGGAGTAAGCGAAGGTTACAAGATCGTGCTTCAGATCATCGGGGTCGGCTATAGGGCACAGGTACAGGGGAATAAGATTAATTTTGCGATTGGATATTCACATCCGGTGGAGTTTGTTCTTCCGGAAGGTATCAGCGCTGAGATTGACAAGAAACAGACATTGTTGACGCTCACTGGCATTGATAAACAGCTGATAGGCCAGGTGGCTGCAAATATAATAGCAATAAGGCCTCCGGATGCATATAAAGGCAAAGGCATAAGATTCGAAGGTGAGCAGATCAAGTTGAAGGCTGGCAAGACAGGGAAGTAG
- a CDS encoding 50S ribosomal protein L18: MNLKRQEPRKKRHFRVRKKIAGTAARTRLNVFRSSNHIYAQLIDDYSGTTVASASSLDKDVKGKIKSGGNIDSAKVVGLLIAERASSKGIKSVVFDRGGYLYHGRVKALADAAREGGLEF, encoded by the coding sequence TTGAACTTAAAGAGGCAGGAACCAAGAAAGAAAAGACATTTTAGAGTCAGAAAGAAGATTGCCGGTACCGCAGCCAGGACAAGGCTTAATGTCTTCAGGAGCAGTAATCATATATATGCGCAGCTGATAGATGACTATTCCGGAACGACAGTTGCTTCTGCATCAAGCCTGGACAAGGATGTCAAAGGAAAGATCAAGTCCGGAGGGAATATTGATTCAGCAAAGGTTGTAGGCCTGCTCATTGCAGAGAGGGCTTCAAGTAAAGGGATAAAGAGTGTTGTTTTTGACAGAGGCGGCTATCTTTATCACGGAAGGGTTAAAGCCCTTGCCGATGCGGCAAGAGAAGGCGGGTTGGAATTTTAA
- the rpsE gene encoding 30S ribosomal protein S5, giving the protein MVGRINPESLNLKDKVVFINRVAKVVKGGRRFSFSALVVVGDENGYVGFGKGKAGEVPEAIRKAIEHAKKNLIKVSLNNGTIPHRIVGSYGAGRVVIQPGKPGTGLIAGGPVRAVMEVTGIRNIVAKSLGSRNPFNMIRATIDGFTKLQDSNTTLRRAGRAEEGQEQGLTNEES; this is encoded by the coding sequence ATAGTGGGTAGGATCAACCCTGAAAGTCTGAATCTGAAAGACAAGGTAGTTTTTATTAATAGAGTCGCCAAGGTTGTAAAAGGCGGAAGGAGATTTTCCTTCAGTGCCCTTGTTGTTGTCGGTGATGAAAATGGTTATGTCGGGTTTGGGAAAGGCAAAGCCGGAGAGGTCCCCGAGGCTATCAGGAAGGCTATTGAACATGCCAAAAAGAACTTGATCAAGGTTTCTCTTAACAACGGTACCATTCCGCACAGGATAGTAGGCAGTTACGGAGCCGGCAGAGTAGTTATTCAGCCGGGAAAGCCAGGGACAGGACTAATTGCCGGAGGGCCGGTAAGAGCGGTTATGGAAGTGACCGGGATCCGCAACATAGTTGCAAAGTCTTTAGGCAGCAGAAATCCTTTTAATATGATAAGGGCAACAATAGACGGATTTACAAAGCTGCAGGATAGCAATACGACCCTCAGAAGGGCTGGCAGGGCGGAAGAAGGACAGGAGCAGGGATTAACCAATGAAGAATCTTAA
- the rpmD gene encoding 50S ribosomal protein L30, with translation MKNLKITLKRSVIGKPEKQRKIVRSLGLRKLHQTVLHRDEPTIRGMIHKISHMLEVAESE, from the coding sequence ATGAAGAATCTTAAGATAACATTAAAGCGAAGTGTGATAGGCAAACCTGAAAAACAGAGAAAGATCGTAAGATCTCTTGGTTTGAGAAAGCTCCATCAGACAGTACTGCATAGGGATGAGCCTACGATAAGAGGAATGATCCATAAGATCTCGCATATGTTGGAAGTTGCTGAATCAGAATAA
- the rplO gene encoding 50S ribosomal protein L15 produces the protein MRLSDLAPVPGSRKKRKRVGRGPGSGHGKTACKGHKGQKARTGGGTRPGFEGGQMPLQRRIPKRGFTNIFQEQYSVVNVGALNDITDTPITPEVLVEKGLIKNIANPVKILGSGELTNPVNVKAHAFSASAKEKISNAKGNAETI, from the coding sequence ATGAGATTATCAGATCTTGCACCGGTTCCGGGCAGCAGAAAGAAGAGAAAGAGGGTTGGAAGAGGGCCTGGATCAGGTCACGGGAAGACCGCTTGTAAGGGTCATAAGGGGCAGAAGGCAAGAACCGGAGGCGGCACAAGGCCGGGTTTTGAAGGCGGACAGATGCCTCTGCAGCGCAGGATTCCCAAGAGAGGATTCACAAATATTTTTCAGGAGCAGTATTCAGTTGTTAACGTCGGGGCATTAAACGATATCACTGATACTCCGATAACTCCTGAAGTGCTTGTGGAAAAGGGATTGATAAAGAATATCGCAAATCCTGTAAAGATACTCGGATCCGGTGAGCTTACAAACCCTGTTAATGTAAAGGCTCATGCCTTCAGCGCTTCTGCTAAAGAAAAGATATCCAATGCAAAGGGCAATGCTGAAACAATATAA
- the secY gene encoding preprotein translocase subunit SecY: protein MSIVASFQNVFKIPELKSRILFTLGLLAVYRIGAHIPTPGIDGLELSKFLLDRGGALMGFFDMFSGGALSRATIFALGIMPYISASIILQLLTVVVPALGKLAKEGESGRKKITQYTRYGTVVISIIQSLGIAVGIESMNQGAFVQDPGWSFRLMTMLTMTSGTAFIMWLGEQITERGIGNGISLIIYAGIVAGFPNAVISSISLIKAGEINLILMLLLLVMMIAVIAVIVFIERGQRKIPIQYAKRVVGRKVYGGQNTHLPLKINTAGVIPPIFASSILMFPATIAGFISIPWVQSIAGQFAPGSVFYTISFTAMVFFFCYFYASITFNPVDIAENLKKHGGFIPGVRPGQKTSDHIFKVLSRITFGGAVYLASVCLLPQFLITWFNVPFYFGGTSILIVVGVALDTISQMESHLVTRSYDGFLKKGRIRGRRG, encoded by the coding sequence ATGAGCATAGTTGCGAGCTTTCAAAATGTCTTTAAAATCCCCGAACTGAAGAGCAGGATACTCTTCACACTTGGCCTATTGGCCGTTTACAGGATAGGTGCACACATTCCGACTCCCGGCATAGACGGCTTGGAACTCAGCAAGTTTTTGTTGGACAGGGGCGGGGCCCTTATGGGATTCTTCGATATGTTCTCCGGAGGTGCCTTGTCAAGGGCAACTATCTTTGCGCTGGGCATAATGCCTTATATCAGCGCCTCGATAATACTTCAGCTTCTAACTGTTGTTGTTCCGGCGCTTGGGAAATTGGCCAAAGAGGGTGAAAGCGGAAGAAAGAAGATAACACAATATACGAGATACGGCACGGTAGTTATAAGTATCATTCAGTCATTAGGTATAGCAGTTGGTATTGAAAGCATGAATCAGGGCGCCTTTGTGCAGGATCCGGGATGGTCGTTCAGGCTGATGACTATGCTGACAATGACTTCAGGCACTGCCTTTATCATGTGGCTTGGCGAACAGATAACCGAAAGAGGCATCGGCAACGGGATATCTCTTATAATCTATGCCGGAATAGTCGCAGGCTTCCCAAATGCTGTTATTAGTTCAATATCTCTTATCAAGGCAGGAGAGATAAACCTTATATTAATGCTGCTTTTGTTAGTTATGATGATTGCTGTGATAGCTGTTATTGTCTTCATTGAAAGAGGTCAGCGGAAGATACCTATACAATATGCCAAAAGGGTTGTAGGGAGAAAGGTATACGGCGGACAGAATACGCACCTTCCGTTAAAGATTAATACTGCCGGTGTTATCCCTCCTATTTTCGCATCTTCTATTTTAATGTTTCCTGCAACTATCGCAGGATTTATATCTATTCCATGGGTTCAATCAATTGCAGGCCAGTTTGCTCCGGGATCCGTGTTCTATACTATATCTTTTACCGCAATGGTCTTCTTTTTCTGCTATTTTTATGCTTCAATAACATTTAATCCTGTCGATATAGCAGAGAACCTCAAGAAGCACGGAGGGTTTATACCTGGCGTGAGACCCGGCCAGAAGACATCTGACCATATCTTTAAGGTGCTTTCAAGGATTACTTTTGGCGGTGCTGTCTATCTCGCATCGGTATGTCTGCTGCCCCAGTTCCTCATAACGTGGTTCAATGTTCCATTCTATTTCGGCGGCACATCCATTCTAATCGTGGTCGGTGTGGCGCTTGATACCATTTCACAGATGGAGTCGCATCTTGTTACACGTTCATATGACGGCTTTCTCAAGAAAGGCAGGATTCGCGGCAGGAGAGGCTGA